The following coding sequences lie in one Anomaloglossus baeobatrachus isolate aAnoBae1 chromosome 7, aAnoBae1.hap1, whole genome shotgun sequence genomic window:
- the C7H2orf69 gene encoding mitochondrial protein C2orf69 homolog, which translates to MRTLRTGLRSARRLVRAVAGVLSMCAGVSAGREPHAWFRLPNVPGTEPAKCNDVLVCPPRSGAQRPHHVVYFPGDVQNYRDIMAKHSENYRWKCWSLEDISAILSERFPASYIWIVKPSRMHLHKFSCYDNFVSSNMFGAPKHSPDLGAFRQLHTLLVNAFTMAQNAFLLESNKYIINRAYSHSEYSTNGCHSEEGDAKDPTGYLGHPSVKGSLSFTVIGFSKGCVVLNQLLYEMQEARKDHEINSFLANIESMYWLDGGHSGGSNTWVTCPDILKVFAQTGIAVHTHVTPYQVNDSMRSWIGEEQRKFTELLKGYNVMVDDHLHFAFETPSLDNHFRVQEVF; encoded by the exons ATGCGCACGTTACGTACAGGGCTGCGCTCCGCTCGCCGTCTGGTGCGCGCTGTGGCCGGAGTGCTCAGCATGTGTGCGGGGGTGAGCGCCGGGCGGGAGCCACACGCCTGGTTCAGACTCCCGAATGTACCGGGGACCGAACCGGCGAAGTGTAACGACGTGCTGGTGTGTCCGCCCCGGAGCGGAGCCCAGCGGCCGCATCATGTCGTCTATTTCCCGGGAGACGTGCAG AATTACCGGGACATTATGGCAAAGCATTCGGAGAATTATCGGTGGAAGTGCTGGAGCCTTGAAGACATTTCCGCCATCCTTTCTGAAAGGTTTCCCGCCAGCTACATCTGGATAGTAAAGCCGTCCCGCATGCACCTGCACAAATTCAGCTGCTACGACAACTTTGTGTCCAGTAATATGTTTGGAGCTCCAAAGCACAGTCCAGATCTGGGGGCATTTAGACAGCTTCATACGCTGCTTGTCAATGCTTTCACAATGGCGCAAAATGCATTTCTCTTGGAAAGTAACAAGTATATTATTAACAGAGCCTACAGTCATTCCGAATATTCCACCAATGGATGCCATTCTGAAGAAGGGGACGCCAAGGACCCCACCGGTTACCTCGGTCACCCATCTGTAAAGGGCTCCCTGTCGTTTACTGTGATTGGTTTCAGCAAAGGCTGTGTCGTATTGAATCAACTCCTTTATGAAATGCAAGAAGCCAGAAAAGATCATGAAATCAATTCTTTTCTCGCCAACATTGAATCTATGTATTGGTTGGATGGAGGGCATTCTGGAGGCAGTAACACATGGGTCACCTGCCCTGACATATTAAAAGTATTTGCTCAGACGGGGATTGCAGTGCACACTCACGTCACGCCATATCAAGTCAATGACTCCATGCGTTCCTGGATTGGAGAGGAGCAGAGGAAGTTCACAGAGCTTCTTAAAGGGTATAATGTAATGGTTGATGATCACTTACATTTTGCATTTGAGACACCTTCATTAGATAACCATTTCCGTGTCCAAGAAGTCTTCTGA